Proteins co-encoded in one Oncorhynchus masou masou isolate Uvic2021 chromosome 22, UVic_Omas_1.1, whole genome shotgun sequence genomic window:
- the sv2bb gene encoding synaptic vesicle glycoprotein 2B, with amino-acid sequence MADPYQNNVYHQGGGDPYGTYGEGGDQGGYGYQGESYPQEEDAASDATEGHDDEDQMYEGEYQGIPHPDEVKAAQRAARAKARQAQAGATELEELAEQYEDIMEDCGHGRFQWTLFIVLGLALMADGVECFVVGFVLPSAEKDMCLSNGEKGMLGLIVFLGMMVGAFIWGGMADKLGRRKCLIWALTVNCVFAFLSSFAQGYGFFLFFRLFSGIGIGGSVPIVYSYFSEFLQMDKRGEHLSWLCMFWMVGGIYASFTAWGIIPRYGWGFSMGTEFQFHGWRVFVLVCALPAITSLVGLMFMPESPRFLLENAKHDEAWMILKNVHDTNWRAKGQPEKVFQVTHIKAPKTNEDEFIEIQSATGTAIQRWAVRTLTLCKLMLRNVASLLGPELRLSTLFMAIIWFTMAFSYYGLGVWFPDMIKYLQQEEYESKVKVFHRERVERFHFNFSLENQIHREGEYINDKFINIEMKSVKFEDSLFEDCYFEDIKSTETMFENCTIRSTVFYNTDLYEEKFIDCKLENTTFLHNKRGCHLDIDEENDVLIYLVSFLGSLAVLPGNIISALFMEKIGRVKIIGLSMLISAGCTFFLFLSFSQAAIIAWQCLFCGVSVAAWNGIEVITVELYPASKRATAFGVLNALCKLAAILGSSIFASFVGVTKVVPILLSCAALVCGGLVALKLPETREKILQ; translated from the exons ATGGCTGACCCTTACCAGAACAACGTGTACCACCAAGGAGGAGGTGACCCCTACGGCACCTACGGAGAGGGAGGAGACCAGGGGGGCTACGGTTACCAGGGCGAGTCCTACCCTCAGGAGGAGGACGCAGCCAGCGATGCCACGGAGGGCCATGATGACGAGGACCAGATGTACGAGGGGGAGTACCAGGGGATCCCCCACCCTGACGAGGTGAAGGCGGCCCAGAGAGCAGCGAGGGCCAAggccaggcaggctcaggcagGGGCCACGGAGCTGGAGGAGCTGGCTGAGCAGTatgaggacatcatggaggactgTGGGCATGGACGGTTCCAGTGGACCCTGTTTATAGTGCTGGGTCTGGCCCTCATGGCTGATGGGGTGGAGTGCTTTGTGGTGGGGTTCGTGCTGCCCAGCGCGGAGAAGGACATGTGCTTATCCAATGGAGAGAAAGGCATGCTAG GTTTGATAGTGTTCCTGGGCATGATGGTTGGGGCGTTCATCTGGGGTGGAATGGCAGACAAACTGGGCCGCCGGAAGTGTCTGATCTGGGCCCTCACCGTCAACTGTGTCTtcgccttcctctcctccttcgcCCAGGGATACGGCTTCTTCCTCTTCTTTAGGCTCTTCTCTGGCATTGG CATCGGAGGCTCTGTCCCCATAGTCTACTCCTACTTCTCAGAGTTCCTGCAGATGGATAAGAGAGGGGAGCACCTGAGCTGGCTGTGTATGTTTTGGATGGTGGGGGGCATCTACGCCTCCTTCACTGCCTGGGGCATCATCCCTCGCTACG gCTGGGGCTTCAGCATGGGGACAGAGTTCCAGTTCCACGGCTGGAGGGTGTTTGTGCTGGTCTGTGCCCTGCCTGCCATCACCTCCCTGGTGGGGCTCATGTTCATGCCTGAGAGCCCCAGGTTCCTCCTGGAA AATGCCAAACACGACGAGGCCTGGATGATCTTGAAGAATGTCCATGACACCAACTGGAGGGCTAAGGGCCAGCCTGAGAAGGTCTTCCAG GTGACCCACATCAAGGCTCCTAAGACCAATGAGGATGAGTTCATTGAGATCCAGAGTGCCACAGGGACGGCTATACAGCGATGGGCCGTTCGAACCCTCACTCTGTGCAAACTG ATGCTGAGGAACGTTGCTTCTCTCTTGGGACCTGAGCTGAGACTGAGTACGCTGTTTATGGCCATCATCTGGTTCACCATGGCCTTCAG TTACTATGGACTGGGTGTGTGGTTCCCTGACATGATCAAATACCTGCAGCAAGAGGAGTATGAGTCCAAAGTCAAGGTGTTCCATAGAGAGAGAGTTGAACGCTTCCACTTCAACTTCTCCCTGGAGAATCAGatccacagagagggagaatacATCAATGACAA GTTCATCAACATAGAGATGAAGTCTGTAAAGTTTGAGGATTCACTGTTTGAAGATTGTTATTTTGAGGACATCAAGTCCACTGAAACAATGTTTGAGAACTGCACCATCAGATCCACCGTCTTCTATAACACAG ACCTGTACGAGGAGAAGTTCATAGACTGTAAGCTGGAGAACACCACGTTCCTCCACAACAAGAGGGGCTGTCACCTGGACATCGACGAGGAGAACGACGTGCTTATCTACCTGGTCAGCTTCCTGGGGTCCCTGGCTGTTCTGCCCGGCAACATCATATCAGCTCTGTTCATGGAGAAGATAGGCAGGGTCAAAATCATAG gcctCTCCATGCTAATCTCAGCTGGGTGCACCTTCTTCCTGTTCCTAAGCTTCAGTCAGGCGGCCATCATAGCCTGGCAGTGTCTGTTCTGTGGGGTCAGCGTGGCAGCATGGAACGGCATCGAGGTCATCACAGTGGAACTCTACCCAGCCTCCAAAAG AGCCACAGCGTTTGGGGTGTTGAATGCCCTGTGTAAACTGGCTGCTATCCTGGGTAGCTCCATCTTTGCCTCCTTTGTGGGGGTCACCAAAGTCGTCcccattctcctctcctgcgctgctctGGTGTGCGGAGGCCTGGTTGCCCTCAAGCTACCCGAGACCCGGGAGAAGATCCTCCAGTGA